A window from Pseudomonas moraviensis encodes these proteins:
- a CDS encoding OmpH family outer membrane protein produces the protein MRKLTQLVLLASVLVAGPAFADMKIAVLNYQMALLESDAAKKYAVDAEKKFGPQLTKLKTLESSAKGIQDRLMAGGDKMQQGERERLELEFKQKARDFQFQSKELNEAKAVADREMLKQLKPKLDSAVEEVIKKGGFDLVFERGAVIDVKPQYDITRQVIERMNQLK, from the coding sequence GTGCGTAAGTTGACTCAATTGGTTCTCCTGGCCTCCGTACTGGTGGCAGGCCCGGCGTTCGCCGACATGAAAATTGCCGTGCTGAACTATCAGATGGCACTGCTGGAATCCGACGCGGCGAAGAAATACGCCGTGGATGCCGAGAAGAAGTTCGGTCCGCAACTGACCAAGCTGAAAACCCTGGAAAGCAGCGCCAAAGGCATTCAGGACCGTCTGATGGCCGGGGGCGACAAGATGCAGCAGGGCGAGCGTGAGCGTCTGGAGCTGGAATTCAAGCAAAAGGCCCGCGACTTCCAGTTCCAGTCCAAGGAACTGAACGAAGCCAAGGCCGTTGCCGACCGCGAAATGCTCAAGCAGCTGAAGCCGAAACTGGACAGCGCTGTGGAAGAAGTCATCAAGAAAGGTGGTTTTGACCTGGTGTTCGAGCGTGGCGCAGTCATCGATGTCAAACCTCAGTACGACATCACGCGCCAGGTTATCGAGCGCATGAATCAGCTGAAGTAA
- the lpxD gene encoding UDP-3-O-(3-hydroxymyristoyl)glucosamine N-acyltransferase, with the protein MTVTIRLGQLAEHLGATLRGDPETQITGLATLQEAGPAQLSFLANPQYRKYLAGSQAAALLLKQADAEGFAGNALVVPDPYLAYARISHLFDPKPKAAAGIHPTAVIAPDAVVDPSASIGPFVVIEAGARVAAQVTLGAHCVVGARSEIGEGGWLAPRVTLYHDVRIGKRVVIQSGAVIGGEGFGFANEKGVWQKIAQIGGVTIGDDVEIGVNTAIDRGALADTVIGNGVKLDNQIQIAHNVQVGDHTAMAACVGISGSTKIGKHCMLAGGVGLVGHIDICDNVFLTGMTMVTHSITEPGAYSSGTAMQPAAEWRKSAARIRQLDDIARRLKQLEKRVGEVTPDGNASSDG; encoded by the coding sequence ATGACCGTAACTATCAGGCTCGGCCAGTTGGCCGAGCACCTCGGCGCCACCCTGCGTGGCGACCCCGAGACGCAAATTACTGGGCTAGCCACTTTGCAAGAGGCTGGCCCAGCTCAGTTGAGCTTTCTGGCAAATCCCCAATACCGTAAATACCTGGCCGGTTCACAGGCCGCTGCGCTGCTGCTCAAGCAAGCGGACGCTGAAGGTTTCGCCGGTAATGCCCTGGTGGTGCCGGATCCTTATCTGGCCTACGCGCGTATCTCGCATTTGTTCGATCCAAAGCCAAAAGCTGCTGCGGGTATTCACCCGACGGCGGTCATTGCGCCGGACGCGGTAGTTGATCCGAGTGCCAGCATTGGCCCGTTCGTGGTCATCGAAGCCGGTGCTCGCGTTGCGGCACAGGTGACGCTGGGCGCGCATTGCGTGGTCGGCGCTCGCAGCGAGATCGGTGAGGGCGGCTGGCTGGCTCCTCGCGTCACGCTGTATCACGACGTACGCATCGGCAAACGTGTGGTGATTCAGTCCGGCGCCGTGATCGGTGGCGAGGGCTTCGGCTTCGCCAACGAAAAAGGCGTCTGGCAGAAAATCGCCCAGATCGGTGGCGTGACCATCGGCGACGATGTCGAGATTGGCGTGAACACCGCCATCGACCGCGGCGCCCTGGCCGATACCGTGATCGGCAACGGCGTCAAGCTCGACAACCAGATCCAGATTGCGCACAACGTCCAGGTCGGTGATCACACCGCCATGGCCGCCTGTGTCGGCATCTCCGGCAGCACCAAAATCGGCAAGCACTGCATGCTCGCCGGTGGTGTCGGTCTGGTCGGCCACATTGATATCTGCGACAACGTTTTCCTGACCGGGATGACCATGGTGACCCACTCGATTACCGAGCCGGGCGCCTATTCTTCCGGCACAGCCATGCAACCGGCGGCCGAATGGCGCAAAAGCGCGGCCCGCATCCGTCAGCTTGATGACATCGCGCGACGGTTGAAACAGCTGGAAAAGCGCGTAGGGGAAGTGACCCCTGACGGCAATGCTTCATCTGATGGCTGA
- the fabZ gene encoding 3-hydroxyacyl-ACP dehydratase FabZ has protein sequence MMDINEIREYLPHRYPFLLVDRVVELDTEGKRIRAYKNVSINEPFFNGHFPAHPIMPGVLIIEAMAQAAGILGFKMLDVKPADGTLYYFVGSDKLRFRQPVKPGDQLILEATFISCKRKIWKFECQASVDGKPVCSAEIICAEQKV, from the coding sequence ATGATGGACATCAACGAGATTCGCGAATACCTGCCTCACCGTTACCCGTTCCTGCTGGTGGACCGGGTGGTGGAACTGGACACTGAAGGCAAGCGAATTCGCGCCTACAAGAATGTCAGCATCAATGAACCGTTCTTCAATGGTCACTTCCCTGCGCATCCGATCATGCCGGGCGTGCTGATCATCGAAGCGATGGCTCAGGCTGCCGGGATCCTCGGTTTCAAGATGCTCGACGTCAAACCGGCCGACGGCACCCTGTATTACTTCGTCGGTTCCGACAAGCTGCGCTTCCGTCAGCCAGTCAAGCCGGGCGACCAGTTGATTCTTGAAGCGACCTTCATCAGCTGCAAGCGCAAGATCTGGAAATTCGAGTGCCAGGCTTCGGTCGATGGCAAGCCGGTCTGCTCGGCGGAAATCATCTGCGCGGAACAAAAAGTATGA
- the lpxA gene encoding acyl-ACP--UDP-N-acetylglucosamine O-acyltransferase — protein MSLIDPRAIIDPSAVLADGVEVGPWSIIGAGVEIGEGTVIGPHVILKGPTRIGKHNRIYQFSSVGEDTPDLKYKGEETRLVIGDHNVIREGVTIHRGTVQDRSETTLGDHNLIMAYAHIGHDSVIGNHCILVNNTALAGHVHVDDWAILSGFTLVHQYCHIGAHSFSGMGTAIGKDVPAFVTVFGNPAEARSMNFEGMRRRGFSEDAIHALRRAYKTVYRQGLTVEQALAELVEPSAQFPEVAVFRDSIQASTRGITR, from the coding sequence ATGAGTTTGATTGACCCTCGCGCAATCATCGATCCGTCCGCCGTTCTGGCTGACGGCGTCGAGGTCGGCCCGTGGTCGATCATCGGCGCAGGTGTGGAAATCGGCGAGGGTACCGTGATCGGGCCGCATGTGATCCTCAAGGGGCCGACCCGCATTGGTAAGCACAATCGCATCTACCAGTTTTCTTCGGTAGGCGAAGACACCCCGGATCTGAAATACAAAGGCGAGGAAACCCGCCTGGTGATCGGTGACCACAACGTCATCCGCGAAGGCGTGACCATTCACCGTGGCACCGTTCAGGATCGTTCGGAAACCACCCTGGGTGATCACAACCTGATCATGGCCTATGCCCACATCGGTCACGACAGCGTCATCGGCAATCACTGCATTCTGGTCAACAACACTGCGCTGGCTGGCCATGTGCACGTTGACGACTGGGCGATCCTCTCCGGTTTCACCCTGGTGCATCAGTACTGCCACATCGGCGCGCACAGCTTTTCCGGCATGGGCACGGCGATCGGCAAGGACGTTCCGGCGTTCGTCACCGTGTTCGGCAACCCGGCCGAGGCGCGCAGCATGAACTTCGAAGGCATGCGCCGTCGGGGTTTCAGCGAAGATGCGATCCACGCCTTGCGCCGTGCCTACAAGACCGTCTACCGCCAGGGCCTGACGGTCGAGCAGGCGCTGGCCGAGCTGGTCGAGCCGTCTGCGCAGTTCCCTGAAGTCGCCGTGTTCCGCGATTCGATCCAGGCATCGACCCGCGGCATCACCCGCTGA
- the lpxB gene encoding lipid-A-disaccharide synthase encodes MASLRIALVAGEASGDILGAGLMRALKAQHPAIEFIGVGGPLMQAEGLTSYFPMERLSVMGLVEVLGRLRELLKRRKDLIATLIAARPDVFIGIDAPDFNLNIELKLRQAGIKTVHYVSPSVWAWRQKRVLKIREGCDLMLTLLPFEAKFYEEKGVPVRFVGHTLADTIPLEADRAAARAELGLPDGPLVALMPGSRGGEVSRLGALFLDTAERLRGMRPGVRFVIPCANPERRVQLEALLVGRDLPVTLLDGKSHLALAACNAVLIASGTATLEALLYKRPMVVAYRLAPLTFWILKRMVKSPYVSLPNLLAQRLLVPELLQDDATVEALAQTLSPLIEGGEEQTRGFDEIHRTLRRDASNQAADAVLNLIGKPQ; translated from the coding sequence ATGGCCAGTCTGCGTATTGCGCTGGTGGCGGGTGAGGCTTCCGGTGACATTCTCGGCGCCGGCCTTATGCGCGCGCTCAAGGCACAACATCCGGCGATCGAGTTCATCGGTGTCGGCGGGCCGCTGATGCAGGCCGAAGGCCTGACCTCGTACTTCCCCATGGAGCGCCTGTCGGTCATGGGCCTGGTGGAAGTGCTCGGTCGGCTGCGTGAATTGCTCAAGCGCCGCAAGGACTTGATTGCCACGCTGATCGCCGCCAGGCCGGACGTGTTCATCGGCATCGACGCGCCGGATTTCAACCTCAATATCGAACTCAAGCTGCGTCAGGCCGGGATCAAGACCGTGCATTACGTCAGCCCGTCGGTGTGGGCGTGGCGGCAGAAGCGGGTGCTGAAGATCCGCGAAGGTTGCGATCTGATGCTCACGCTGTTGCCGTTCGAAGCGAAATTCTACGAAGAGAAGGGCGTGCCGGTACGTTTCGTCGGTCACACCCTCGCCGATACGATTCCGCTCGAGGCTGACCGCGCCGCTGCACGTGCCGAGTTGGGTTTGCCCGACGGCCCGCTGGTGGCACTGATGCCGGGCAGCCGTGGCGGTGAAGTCAGTCGCCTCGGCGCACTGTTTCTGGATACTGCCGAGCGCCTGCGAGGCATGCGTCCGGGCGTACGCTTTGTCATTCCCTGTGCCAATCCGGAACGCCGCGTGCAATTGGAAGCGCTGCTGGTCGGCCGCGATTTGCCGGTGACATTGCTCGATGGTAAATCGCATCTGGCCCTCGCCGCGTGCAACGCCGTGTTGATCGCATCGGGCACTGCTACCCTTGAAGCGCTGCTGTACAAGCGGCCGATGGTGGTGGCGTATCGATTGGCGCCGCTGACATTCTGGATTCTCAAACGCATGGTCAAGAGCCCCTACGTGTCGCTGCCCAACTTGCTCGCCCAGCGCTTGCTGGTGCCGGAGTTGTTGCAGGATGATGCGACTGTCGAGGCGTTGGCGCAGACGCTGTCGCCATTGATCGAAGGCGGAGAGGAACAGACCCGCGGTTTCGACGAGATCCACCGCACGCTGCGGCGCGATGCTTCCAATCAGGCGGCGGACGCCGTCCTTAACCTGATCGGCAAACCACAATGA
- the rnhB gene encoding ribonuclease HII, which produces MQMGLDFTLVAEVEELVAGVDEVGRGPLCGAVVTAAVILDPNRPILGLDDSKKLTEAKREKLYDEICEKALSWCIARAEVEEIDDLNILHATMLAMQRAVAGLHVQPKLAMIDGNRCPHLPMRAEAVIQGDGKVPAIAAASILAKVSRDREMAAFELIYPGYGIGGHKGYPTPVHLEALARLGPTPIHRRSFAPVRLAYEARESLTQV; this is translated from the coding sequence ATGCAGATGGGCCTCGATTTCACCCTGGTCGCCGAAGTCGAAGAACTGGTCGCCGGTGTCGATGAAGTGGGTCGTGGCCCCTTGTGTGGCGCGGTGGTGACGGCGGCGGTGATCCTCGATCCGAACCGGCCAATCCTCGGCCTCGACGATTCGAAGAAGCTCACCGAAGCCAAGCGTGAAAAGCTTTACGACGAGATCTGCGAAAAGGCCCTGAGCTGGTGCATTGCCCGCGCCGAGGTCGAAGAAATCGATGATCTGAACATTCTCCACGCCACCATGTTGGCGATGCAGCGTGCGGTCGCTGGCCTGCACGTTCAGCCGAAACTGGCGATGATCGATGGCAACCGCTGCCCGCATCTGCCGATGCGCGCCGAAGCGGTGATTCAGGGTGATGGCAAGGTTCCGGCCATCGCAGCGGCGTCGATTCTGGCCAAGGTCAGTCGCGATCGCGAGATGGCGGCATTCGAATTGATCTACCCGGGCTACGGCATCGGCGGCCATAAAGGCTACCCGACGCCCGTTCATCTGGAAGCGCTGGCGCGGCTCGGCCCGACGCCGATTCACCGCCGCTCGTTCGCCCCGGTCCGCCTGGCTTATGAGGCGCGGGAAAGCCTCACGCAGGTTTAG
- the dnaE gene encoding DNA polymerase III subunit alpha, producing MPASFVHLRLHTEYSLVDGLVRIKPLVKALTAMNMPAVAVTDQNNMCSLVKFYKNAMGAGIKPICGADLWLANKDPDAPLSRISLLVMNAQGYRNLTELISRGFIEGQRNGMVIVEREWVAEANEGLIMLSAAKEGEIGMAMIGGNPAEAEVLTREWMAVFPDRFYLEIQRTNRPNDEEQLHGAVALADKLGAPLVATNDVRFIKQEDFAAHETRVCIGEGRALDDPRRSKNYSDQQYLKSAEEMLELFSDIPDAIENTVEIAKRCNIDVKLGTHFLPNFPIPDGMTIDEYFRKVSFEGLEERLAVLLPKDTTEDYEAKRQVYVDRLNFELDIIIQMGFPGYFLIVMDFIQWAKNNGVPVGPGRGSGAGSLVAYVQKITDLDPLEYDLLFERFLNPERVSMPDFDVDFCMDGRDRVIDYVAEKYGRNAVSQIITFGSMAAKAVVRDVARVQGKSYGLADRLSKMIPFEVGMTLEKAYEQEEILRDFIKVDEEAAEIWEMARKLEGVVRNVGKHAGGVVIAPTKLTDFSPIYCDEAGDGLVTQFDKDDVEAAGLVKFDFLGLRTLTIIDWALKTINRDRAKVNEPPLDIAFIPLDDKPTYQLLQKAETTAVFQLESRGMKELIKKLKPDCLEDLIALVALFRPGPLQSGMVDDFINRKHGRAELAYPHSDYQYDGLKPVLAPTYGIILYQEQVMQIAQVMAGYTLGGADMLRRAMGKKKPEEMAKQRGGFIEGCATNGIDADLAGNIFDLVEKFAGYGFNKSHSAAYGLVSYQTAWLKAHYPAPFMAAVLSADMHNTDKVVTLIEEVRTMKLRLDAPDVNTSEFKFTVNDDGRIVYGLGAIKGVGEGPVEAITEARQAGPFKDLFDFCARVDLKRINKRTLDGLIRSGALDRLGPYFHDEQKAYQANIDRNRAVLLAAMEEAIKAAEQTARTHDSGHADLFGGLFVEEDADVYASHRKAKELTLKERLKGEKDTLGLYLTGHPIDEYEGEIRRFARQRIIDLKPARDTQTVAGMIIALRVMKNKKGDKMGFITLDDRSGRIEASLFADAFHSAQSLLQTDAMVVVEGEVSNDDFSGGLRLRVKRVMSMEDARTNLAESLRLKLHTQDLKGDQLRWLGELLKRHRGACPVTMEYTSPDAKTLLQFGETWRIDPADALIQALRDQFGRDNVFLQYR from the coding sequence ATGCCGGCTTCATTCGTTCATCTACGCCTGCACACTGAGTACTCCCTGGTCGACGGGCTGGTGCGGATCAAGCCCCTGGTCAAGGCGCTGACCGCCATGAACATGCCGGCGGTCGCGGTCACCGATCAGAACAACATGTGTTCTCTGGTCAAGTTCTATAAAAACGCCATGGGCGCCGGCATCAAGCCGATCTGCGGTGCCGACCTGTGGCTGGCGAACAAGGACCCGGATGCGCCGCTGAGCCGCATCAGCCTGCTGGTGATGAACGCTCAGGGTTATCGCAATCTCACCGAACTGATCTCCCGCGGCTTCATCGAAGGCCAGCGCAACGGCATGGTCATCGTCGAGCGCGAGTGGGTGGCCGAGGCCAACGAAGGCCTGATCATGCTGTCCGCCGCCAAAGAAGGCGAGATCGGCATGGCGATGATCGGCGGCAATCCGGCGGAAGCCGAAGTGCTGACGCGCGAGTGGATGGCGGTGTTCCCGGATCGCTTCTATCTGGAAATCCAGCGCACCAACCGTCCCAACGATGAAGAGCAACTGCACGGCGCCGTGGCCCTGGCCGACAAACTCGGCGCGCCGCTGGTGGCGACCAACGATGTGCGCTTCATCAAGCAGGAAGACTTCGCCGCCCACGAAACCCGCGTGTGTATCGGTGAAGGCCGCGCACTCGACGATCCGCGCCGCTCAAAGAATTACAGCGATCAGCAATACCTGAAAAGCGCCGAGGAAATGCTCGAGCTGTTCAGCGATATTCCCGACGCCATCGAAAACACCGTCGAGATCGCCAAGCGCTGCAACATCGACGTTAAGCTGGGCACGCACTTCCTGCCCAACTTCCCGATCCCCGATGGCATGACCATCGACGAATATTTCCGCAAGGTTTCCTTCGAAGGTCTCGAAGAACGCCTGGCGGTGCTGCTGCCCAAGGACACCACCGAAGACTACGAAGCCAAGCGTCAGGTGTACGTCGATCGCTTGAATTTCGAGCTGGATATCATCATCCAGATGGGCTTTCCCGGTTACTTCCTGATCGTGATGGACTTTATCCAGTGGGCCAAGAACAACGGCGTACCGGTAGGTCCGGGCCGTGGGTCGGGTGCCGGGTCGCTGGTGGCTTACGTACAGAAGATCACCGACCTCGACCCGCTGGAATATGACCTGCTGTTCGAACGTTTCCTCAACCCGGAACGGGTTTCCATGCCCGACTTCGACGTCGACTTCTGCATGGACGGTCGCGACCGCGTGATCGATTACGTGGCCGAGAAATACGGTCGCAACGCGGTGAGCCAGATCATCACCTTCGGTTCCATGGCCGCCAAGGCTGTGGTGCGCGATGTGGCGCGGGTGCAGGGCAAGTCCTACGGCCTGGCGGATCGTCTGTCGAAGATGATTCCGTTCGAAGTCGGCATGACCCTGGAAAAAGCCTACGAGCAGGAAGAGATCCTGCGTGACTTCATCAAGGTCGATGAAGAAGCGGCGGAAATCTGGGAGATGGCGCGCAAGCTCGAGGGCGTGGTGCGTAACGTCGGCAAACACGCCGGTGGTGTGGTGATCGCACCGACCAAGCTGACCGACTTCTCGCCAATCTATTGCGACGAGGCCGGCGACGGTCTGGTGACCCAGTTCGACAAGGACGACGTTGAGGCAGCCGGTCTGGTGAAGTTCGACTTCCTCGGCCTGCGTACGCTGACGATCATCGACTGGGCGCTGAAAACCATCAACCGCGACCGCGCCAAGGTCAACGAGCCGCCGCTGGATATCGCTTTTATCCCGCTGGACGACAAGCCGACCTACCAGTTGCTGCAAAAAGCCGAAACCACGGCGGTGTTCCAGCTTGAATCCCGCGGCATGAAGGAGCTGATCAAAAAGCTCAAGCCCGACTGCCTGGAAGACTTGATCGCACTGGTGGCCCTGTTCCGTCCGGGCCCGCTGCAATCGGGCATGGTGGACGACTTCATCAACCGTAAGCACGGGCGCGCCGAGCTGGCCTATCCGCACTCGGACTACCAGTACGACGGCCTCAAGCCGGTACTGGCGCCGACTTACGGCATCATCCTGTATCAGGAACAGGTGATGCAGATTGCCCAGGTCATGGCCGGTTACACCCTCGGTGGTGCGGACATGCTGCGTCGAGCGATGGGTAAGAAAAAGCCCGAGGAAATGGCCAAGCAGCGCGGCGGTTTCATTGAAGGTTGCGCGACCAACGGCATCGACGCCGACCTTGCCGGTAACATTTTCGACCTGGTGGAAAAATTCGCCGGTTACGGCTTTAACAAGTCCCACTCCGCTGCCTACGGCCTGGTGTCGTACCAGACCGCCTGGCTGAAAGCCCACTACCCGGCGCCGTTCATGGCCGCGGTACTCTCGGCGGACATGCACAACACCGACAAGGTCGTGACCTTGATCGAGGAAGTGCGCACGATGAAGCTGCGTCTCGACGCGCCAGACGTGAACACTTCGGAGTTCAAGTTCACGGTGAACGACGACGGCCGTATCGTTTATGGCCTCGGCGCGATCAAAGGCGTCGGTGAAGGCCCGGTGGAAGCGATCACCGAAGCGCGTCAGGCCGGTCCATTCAAGGATCTGTTCGATTTCTGCGCGCGGGTCGACCTCAAGCGCATCAACAAACGCACCCTCGATGGCCTGATTCGCAGCGGTGCGCTGGATCGCCTCGGCCCGTATTTCCATGACGAGCAGAAAGCCTATCAAGCCAACATCGACCGCAACCGCGCGGTGCTGCTGGCGGCGATGGAAGAAGCTATCAAGGCGGCCGAGCAGACTGCGCGTACTCACGACAGTGGTCACGCCGATCTGTTTGGCGGTTTGTTCGTCGAAGAAGATGCCGACGTTTATGCATCCCATCGCAAGGCCAAGGAGCTGACCCTCAAGGAACGTCTCAAGGGTGAAAAAGACACCTTGGGCCTGTACCTGACCGGTCACCCGATCGACGAGTACGAAGGCGAGATTCGCCGCTTCGCCCGTCAGCGCATCATCGACCTGAAACCGGCGCGCGATACGCAGACTGTGGCGGGGATGATCATTGCCCTGCGGGTGATGAAGAACAAGAAGGGCGACAAGATGGGCTTCATCACCCTCGACGACCGTTCCGGGCGGATCGAGGCGTCGCTGTTTGCCGATGCGTTCCATTCCGCGCAGTCACTGCTGCAGACCGACGCGATGGTGGTGGTCGAGGGCGAAGTCAGCAACGACGACTTCTCCGGCGGCCTGCGCCTGCGGGTCAAACGCGTGATGAGCATGGAGGATGCGCGGACCAACCTGGCCGAAAGCCTGCGCCTGAAGCTGCACACCCAGGATCTCAAAGGCGATCAGCTACGCTGGTTGGGCGAACTGCTCAAGCGTCATCGCGGCGCGTGCCCGGTGACCATGGAGTACACCAGCCCGGATGCGAAGACCTTGCTGCAGTTCGGCGAGACCTGGCGGATCGACCCGGCGGATGCCTTGATTCAAGCCCTGCGTGACCAGTTCGGGCGAGACAACGTCTTCCTCCAATACCGTTGA
- a CDS encoding acetyl-CoA carboxylase carboxyltransferase subunit alpha, which translates to MNPNFLDFEQPIADLQAKIEELRLVGNDNSLNIGDEISRLQDKSKTLTEDIFGKLTSWQIARLARHPKRPYTLDYIEHIFTEFDELHGDRHFSDDAAIVGGIARLEDQPVMIIGHQKGREVREKVRRNFGMPRPEGYRKACRLMEMAERFKMPILTFIDTPGAYPGIDAEERNQSEAIAWNLRVMARLKTPIIATVIGEGGSGGALAIGVCDQLNMLQYSTYAVISPEGCASILWKTAEKAPDAAEAMGITAERLKGLGIVDKVISEPLGGAHRDPAAAAASIRAELSSQLAMLKQFDNEALLKRRYDRLMSYGL; encoded by the coding sequence ATGAACCCGAATTTTCTAGATTTCGAACAGCCGATCGCCGACCTGCAAGCCAAGATCGAAGAGTTGCGCTTGGTCGGTAATGACAATTCGCTGAATATCGGCGATGAGATCTCCCGCCTGCAGGACAAGAGCAAGACGCTGACCGAAGACATTTTTGGCAAGCTGACCAGTTGGCAGATCGCACGCCTGGCGCGTCACCCGAAACGCCCTTACACCCTCGACTACATCGAGCACATCTTCACCGAGTTCGACGAGTTGCACGGCGACCGTCACTTCTCCGACGACGCTGCCATCGTTGGCGGTATCGCCCGTCTGGAAGACCAGCCGGTGATGATCATCGGCCACCAGAAGGGCCGTGAAGTACGCGAGAAAGTCCGCCGCAACTTCGGCATGCCGCGCCCGGAAGGCTACCGCAAGGCCTGCCGCCTGATGGAGATGGCCGAGCGCTTCAAGATGCCGATCCTGACCTTCATCGACACCCCGGGTGCCTACCCGGGCATTGACGCCGAAGAGCGCAACCAGAGCGAAGCGATCGCCTGGAACCTGCGCGTGATGGCGCGTCTGAAAACCCCGATCATCGCCACCGTGATCGGTGAAGGTGGTTCCGGCGGCGCACTGGCCATCGGCGTCTGCGATCAACTGAACATGCTGCAATATTCGACCTACGCGGTGATCTCGCCGGAAGGTTGCGCTTCGATCCTGTGGAAAACTGCCGAGAAAGCGCCGGATGCCGCTGAAGCAATGGGCATCACCGCCGAGCGTCTGAAAGGCCTGGGTATCGTCGACAAGGTGATCAGCGAGCCACTGGGCGGCGCCCACCGTGATCCGGCTGCGGCGGCTGCGTCGATCCGCGCCGAACTGAGCTCGCAACTGGCGATGCTCAAGCAGTTCGATAACGAAGCGCTGCTCAAGCGCCGTTACGATCGCCTGATGAGCTACGGTCTCTAA
- the tilS gene encoding tRNA lysidine(34) synthetase TilS, producing the protein MGQSMSDLPSQLLLNLEPWRNAAHWRVAFSGGLDSTVLLHLLATLAKTESLPALSAIHIHHGLQAAADAWPQHCQAICEALDVPLHVERVTVKGGASLERAARDARYAAFNSLTQTNEVLLTGQHRDDQAETLLFRLLRGAGVRGLGGMPQQRPVGKGMLVRPLLDVSRAELESYAQTHQLRWIEDPSNQDRQFSRNYLRHQIMPVLTERWPQAQASMARTAAHLREAQGLLDELAQIDLAQAETSHEFDWLGVPSLALAPLAALADARQRNALSHWLEPLTRLPDADHWSGWIDLRDASADAAPIWRLADGELHRSAGRIWWLSGHWLRLPVIGADWQTPRSALRLADNGRVMFHGQAPFGPLRIAYRQGGEVMQLAERGRRDLKRLLNERAVPAFVRGRLPLLFRGEELLAVANLSGLDGQMHEGWTLHWQPTDEDQGLS; encoded by the coding sequence ATGGGTCAGTCCATGAGTGATTTGCCGTCGCAGCTTCTGCTGAACCTTGAGCCCTGGCGCAACGCCGCTCACTGGCGCGTCGCCTTCTCGGGCGGCCTCGATTCCACCGTCCTCCTGCATCTGCTCGCCACTCTGGCGAAAACCGAATCCCTCCCAGCGCTAAGCGCCATTCATATCCACCACGGCCTTCAGGCTGCGGCCGATGCATGGCCGCAACATTGCCAGGCCATTTGCGAAGCGCTGGATGTTCCTTTGCACGTGGAGCGGGTAACCGTGAAGGGCGGGGCGAGCCTGGAGCGGGCGGCGCGGGATGCGCGTTATGCCGCGTTCAATTCGCTGACGCAGACCAATGAAGTGCTTCTGACCGGCCAACACCGCGACGACCAGGCGGAAACGCTGCTGTTTCGCCTGTTGCGCGGAGCCGGCGTACGTGGGCTTGGCGGGATGCCGCAGCAGCGCCCGGTGGGGAAGGGCATGCTGGTGCGACCGTTGCTGGATGTCAGCCGCGCTGAGCTGGAAAGTTATGCACAGACACATCAGTTGCGCTGGATCGAAGATCCGTCGAATCAGGATCGGCAGTTTTCGCGCAACTATCTGCGTCACCAGATCATGCCGGTGCTGACCGAGCGCTGGCCGCAGGCGCAGGCGAGCATGGCGCGTACGGCGGCGCATCTGCGTGAAGCGCAGGGCTTGCTTGATGAGCTGGCGCAGATCGATCTGGCGCAGGCTGAAACTTCACATGAGTTTGATTGGCTCGGCGTGCCATCCCTGGCGCTGGCGCCGTTGGCAGCGCTGGCTGACGCGCGCCAGCGAAATGCCCTCAGCCACTGGCTCGAACCGTTGACCCGGCTGCCAGACGCTGACCATTGGTCGGGCTGGATCGACCTGCGCGATGCCAGCGCCGACGCCGCTCCGATCTGGCGGCTGGCCGACGGCGAATTGCACCGCAGCGCCGGCCGCATCTGGTGGCTGAGTGGTCATTGGCTGCGCCTACCAGTGATCGGCGCCGACTGGCAGACCCCGAGGTCAGCGCTACGCTTGGCCGATAACGGGCGCGTCATGTTTCACGGGCAAGCTCCATTCGGGCCTTTGCGCATTGCCTATCGGCAGGGCGGTGAGGTCATGCAACTGGCCGAGCGCGGTCGTCGTGATCTCAAGCGTCTGCTCAATGAGCGCGCGGTGCCGGCATTCGTGCGTGGCAGATTGCCGCTGCTGTTTCGTGGCGAAGAATTGCTCGCGGTGGCGAACCTGTCGGGTCTCGACGGTCAGATGCACGAAGGCTGGACATTGCACTGGCAGCCAACAGACGAAGATCAAGGTTTGAGCTGA